One stretch of Streptomyces sp. NBC_01363 DNA includes these proteins:
- a CDS encoding LysE family translocator: MVELSGVLGVMVVALGMVLTPGPNMVYLVSRSITQGRRAGIISLGGVALGFMVYLLAANLGLSVVFIAVPELYFAVKLAGAAYLAYLAWNALKPGGVSVFTPQDVPHDSPRKLFMMGLMTNLLNPKIAVMYLSLIPQFIDLEKSHVLLQGIALGSIQIVVSVTVNLTIVLAAGTIAVFLSRRPSWLKAQRYAMGTALGALAISLALDTSGPAKSG, translated from the coding sequence ATGGTTGAACTGAGCGGGGTCCTCGGCGTGATGGTGGTGGCCCTCGGGATGGTGCTCACCCCGGGCCCGAACATGGTCTATCTCGTCTCACGCAGCATCACCCAGGGCAGGCGCGCCGGGATCATCTCGCTCGGCGGTGTGGCCCTGGGCTTCATGGTGTATCTACTGGCCGCAAACCTCGGCCTGTCGGTCGTCTTCATCGCCGTGCCCGAGCTGTACTTCGCAGTGAAGCTGGCCGGCGCGGCATACCTCGCCTACCTCGCCTGGAACGCGCTGAAGCCGGGCGGCGTCTCCGTCTTCACCCCGCAGGACGTCCCGCACGACTCGCCGCGCAAGCTCTTCATGATGGGACTGATGACGAACCTGCTCAACCCGAAGATCGCCGTCATGTACCTCTCGCTCATCCCGCAGTTCATCGACCTGGAGAAAAGCCACGTCCTCCTTCAGGGCATCGCGCTCGGCTCGATCCAGATCGTGGTCAGCGTCACGGTCAACCTCACCATCGTCCTGGCCGCCGGAACCATCGCCGTCTTCCTCTCGCGCCGCCCCTCCTGGCTCAAGGCGCAGCGCTACGCGATGGGCACGGCGCTCGGCGCGCTCGCCATATCGCTGGCCCTCGACACCTCAGGTCCGGCCAAGTCCGGCTGA
- a CDS encoding ester cyclase → MFIDDFARAAEAAVNHHSIDEVTALWREPARYDSPLTGPQEGIDALAARESALFAGFSDLRASIRPLGQDGLTGSMLVRFEGTHDGEYGAFAATGNSIVIEMAAVITFDSEGYVVEERLFADSATVVGQLTHHSASHD, encoded by the coding sequence ATGTTCATCGACGATTTCGCTCGCGCGGCCGAGGCTGCTGTCAATCACCACAGCATCGACGAAGTGACCGCCCTCTGGCGTGAACCGGCCCGGTACGACTCGCCCCTGACCGGTCCCCAGGAGGGGATCGATGCGCTCGCCGCCCGCGAGTCGGCGCTCTTCGCGGGCTTCAGCGACCTGAGGGCGAGCATCCGTCCGCTGGGCCAGGACGGCCTCACCGGCTCGATGCTGGTCCGCTTCGAAGGCACACACGACGGCGAGTACGGGGCGTTCGCGGCCACCGGCAACTCGATCGTCATAGAGATGGCGGCCGTCATCACCTTCGATTCGGAGGGCTACGTAGTCGAGGAGCGGCTCTTCGCGGACAGTGCGACCGTGGTCGGCCAACTCACGCACCACTCCGCGTCCCACGACTGA
- a CDS encoding DinB family protein: protein MLRKYAEEWQRVLTDPGLDGRRAGVPHWSPLEHGCHVRDMCLLFHKRLDAIFGTTPIAPGHRTAPDVGPAAELPDVVRRYRDEEPRQVAEELGWAAEALARRLATLTADDWDRDGTGLADSRLTVDFFTRHLLHDIVHDLAEVQRGDRSGRARPETAARHNSE from the coding sequence TTGCTGCGGAAGTACGCGGAGGAGTGGCAGCGGGTCCTGACGGATCCGGGACTCGACGGCCGGCGCGCGGGCGTGCCTCACTGGTCACCGCTGGAACACGGCTGCCACGTCCGTGACATGTGCCTCCTGTTCCACAAGAGGCTCGATGCAATTTTCGGAACCACACCGATTGCACCGGGCCACCGCACCGCGCCGGATGTCGGGCCGGCCGCAGAACTCCCGGACGTCGTCCGGCGCTACCGCGACGAGGAACCGCGACAAGTGGCGGAGGAACTGGGGTGGGCCGCCGAGGCCCTGGCCCGCCGCCTGGCCACGCTCACCGCCGACGACTGGGACCGCGACGGCACGGGCCTGGCCGACTCGCGACTCACCGTCGATTTCTTCACCCGCCATCTCCTCCACGACATCGTTCACGACCTCGCCGAGGTACAGCGCGGTGACCGCTCCGGCAGGGCGCGTCCGGAGACGGCGGCGAGACATAACAGCGAATGA
- a CDS encoding ABC transporter substrate-binding protein encodes MSLKLPSDKITIKIQDEAGFPVTDNLADEFTKQHPNVTFKVVRDSFANLTANAPRLLASADAPDLIRLPTMGDTVKDGLLTNLDPYFKGYRWDKFSAGQLAASRMSAEGVRGEGSLYQMGLGYSVTGIYVNQKYAKQLGLSGAPSTIAELERWMAKAKAAKILPVQIGMQDGVGTFALQSLINQYGDKAGLVNWMFNKPGATFDTEASLKGATTFKKWADAGYFPSDVNAINYTTMVSNFQAGKGLLMFDGNWDAAKTDKAMGEGAARFVLAPPATAGGAHVAMGAANSFAIPAKAKHADAAAFFLDWIHTDPKARQIVVDVTGASPGGDPSQKLPKVKDGSLIAQALAASAKVGSDDGFVDFMANTTAGIYAGAFQPDEQKLLTRRMEPKAFVAAIQEYYAKELAG; translated from the coding sequence GTGAGCCTGAAGCTCCCGTCCGACAAGATCACGATCAAGATCCAGGACGAAGCGGGCTTCCCCGTCACCGACAACCTGGCCGACGAATTCACCAAGCAGCACCCGAACGTCACCTTCAAGGTCGTCCGGGACAGCTTCGCCAACCTCACCGCGAACGCGCCACGCCTCCTGGCCAGCGCCGACGCGCCCGACCTCATCCGGCTTCCCACCATGGGGGACACCGTCAAGGACGGGCTCCTGACCAACCTCGACCCGTATTTCAAGGGCTACAGGTGGGACAAGTTCTCCGCCGGCCAGCTGGCCGCGTCCCGGATGAGCGCCGAGGGAGTCAGGGGCGAGGGCTCCCTGTACCAGATGGGCCTGGGCTACAGCGTCACGGGCATCTACGTGAACCAGAAGTACGCCAAGCAGCTGGGGCTCTCCGGCGCGCCATCGACCATCGCGGAGCTGGAGCGGTGGATGGCCAAGGCCAAGGCGGCCAAGATCCTTCCTGTGCAGATCGGAATGCAGGATGGCGTGGGCACGTTCGCGCTCCAGTCGCTGATCAACCAGTACGGGGACAAGGCGGGCCTGGTGAACTGGATGTTCAACAAGCCCGGTGCCACCTTCGATACCGAGGCCAGCCTCAAGGGCGCCACGACCTTCAAGAAGTGGGCCGACGCGGGGTACTTCCCCTCCGACGTGAACGCGATCAACTACACGACGATGGTGTCCAACTTCCAGGCGGGCAAGGGTCTGTTGATGTTCGACGGAAACTGGGACGCCGCGAAGACCGACAAGGCGATGGGGGAAGGCGCGGCCCGGTTCGTCCTGGCGCCTCCGGCTACCGCCGGTGGTGCGCACGTGGCGATGGGCGCCGCGAACTCCTTTGCCATACCGGCCAAAGCGAAGCATGCCGACGCGGCGGCGTTCTTCCTGGACTGGATCCACACCGACCCCAAGGCCCGTCAGATCGTGGTCGACGTCACGGGCGCATCCCCGGGTGGAGATCCCTCGCAGAAGCTGCCCAAGGTGAAGGACGGTTCGCTGATCGCGCAGGCCCTCGCGGCGTCGGCGAAGGTCGGATCCGATGACGGGTTCGTCGACTTCATGGCCAACACCACGGCGGGCATCTACGCGGGCGCCTTCCAGCCGGATGAGCAGAAGCTGCTGACCCGGCGCATGGAACCCAAGGCTTTCGTGGCGGCGATCCAGGAGTACTACGCCAAGGAGCTGGCGGGCTGA
- a CDS encoding TetR/AcrR family transcriptional regulator: MASAIRNSAPARQVGRPPGPTAHGAASRDRILEAAAGVFARLGYDRARMADVVMESGLTKGSVYFHFESKEALAIAVLSAKHAQWLDLVRTRLAATPEGVDRLEALLPTMLDLHRDDPDAWVIARLIQDLADVPETRPLAAQLTRTWIDDVADLIRGAQRAADATVGIDPTLLATVLVGAFDGLKNTVDILNAGADEANAQLAAGGEVLLTMLQSVLGRA; encoded by the coding sequence ATGGCAAGCGCGATCAGGAACAGTGCCCCTGCGAGGCAAGTCGGCCGCCCGCCGGGACCCACCGCCCATGGAGCCGCCTCCCGCGACCGCATCCTGGAGGCAGCCGCGGGAGTGTTCGCGCGACTCGGCTACGACCGTGCCCGGATGGCGGACGTCGTCATGGAGAGTGGACTCACCAAGGGCTCGGTCTACTTCCACTTCGAGAGCAAGGAAGCGCTCGCGATCGCGGTTCTGTCCGCCAAGCACGCACAGTGGCTCGACCTCGTCCGCACGAGACTGGCCGCGACACCGGAAGGGGTCGATCGGCTCGAAGCACTGCTCCCGACGATGCTCGACCTGCACCGCGACGACCCGGACGCCTGGGTCATCGCCCGGTTGATCCAGGACCTGGCGGACGTTCCCGAAACCCGCCCGCTGGCAGCCCAGCTGACCCGGACCTGGATCGACGACGTCGCCGACCTCATCCGCGGCGCCCAGCGCGCGGCGGACGCAACGGTCGGGATCGACCCGACCCTGCTCGCCACCGTTCTCGTCGGCGCCTTCGACGGTCTGAAAAACACCGTCGACATCCTGAACGCCGGTGCCGACGAGGCGAACGCACAGCTCGCCGCCGGCGGCGAGGTGTTGCTGACGATGCTGCAGTCCGTCCTGGGGCGGGCGTAG
- a CDS encoding universal stress protein, translating into MTVIVWIVEGTWPTCVDAARTYAPADADLVLLHVTGHEVPGAAHGAYAGLLGRARPDRDPGTRIEHLASDSAEQLLTSAAERLGRPCTRQERSGRVEREVVTAAEGADLLILARDGDRTRLGPRSLGPTSRFIVDHAPCPVLLVWPETAPSTATIPPPPHRPRSPGRHPGR; encoded by the coding sequence GTGACCGTCATCGTCTGGATCGTCGAGGGCACCTGGCCCACCTGCGTCGACGCCGCGCGCACCTACGCGCCTGCGGACGCCGACCTGGTGCTGCTCCATGTCACCGGCCACGAGGTGCCGGGCGCCGCCCACGGCGCCTACGCCGGACTGCTGGGCCGCGCACGCCCCGACCGCGACCCCGGCACACGGATCGAGCACCTCGCCTCCGACTCTGCCGAGCAGCTTCTGACCAGCGCGGCCGAGCGGCTGGGACGCCCGTGCACCCGGCAAGAACGCTCGGGGCGCGTAGAACGAGAAGTCGTGACCGCCGCAGAAGGCGCCGACCTCCTCATCCTCGCCCGCGACGGCGACCGCACCCGCCTCGGCCCCCGCAGCCTCGGCCCCACCAGCCGCTTCATCGTCGACCACGCCCCCTGCCCCGTCCTGCTGGTCTGGCCGGAGACCGCACCCAGCACGGCCACCATCCCGCCGCCACCCCACCGGCCGCGGTCTCCAGGCCGCCACCCCGGTCGGTGA
- a CDS encoding glycosyl hydrolase family 32 — protein sequence MTFRLDHAWVWDFWFADDGDTFHLFYLHAPKNLGDPELRHRNARIGHAISVDLVDWQDHGPVFGPGQPGTFDETATWTGSVLRGPDGVWRMFYTGARFLDAGGNVETIGVATSPDLHTWTKQPGPLIEADGRWYERLGDSSWPEEAWRDPWVFPDPAGDGWHMLITARANHGADDDRGVIGHATSPDLQAWTVRPPLSRVGAGFAHLEVPQIATVEGESVLLLSCDTPRLSAARRRAGQVGGVWSVPAAAVLGPYPVEDATLVVKETFYSGRLIEDRTGRTVMLAFDNSTVDDRFAGSISDPIHVSWSAERHGIVPLALQSKGTPE from the coding sequence ATGACATTTCGCCTCGACCACGCCTGGGTGTGGGACTTCTGGTTCGCCGATGACGGCGACACCTTCCACCTGTTCTACCTCCACGCACCCAAGAACCTGGGCGACCCGGAGCTGCGCCATCGCAACGCCCGGATCGGGCACGCCATCTCCGTAGACCTGGTCGACTGGCAGGACCACGGACCGGTCTTCGGCCCTGGACAACCCGGCACTTTCGACGAGACCGCCACGTGGACGGGCAGCGTGCTCCGCGGACCCGACGGCGTCTGGCGGATGTTCTACACCGGAGCCCGCTTCCTCGACGCCGGGGGCAACGTCGAAACCATCGGCGTGGCCACCTCCCCGGACTTGCACACCTGGACGAAACAGCCCGGGCCGCTCATCGAGGCGGACGGGCGCTGGTACGAGAGGCTGGGAGACTCCAGCTGGCCGGAGGAGGCATGGCGCGATCCCTGGGTCTTCCCGGACCCGGCCGGTGACGGCTGGCACATGCTCATCACGGCCCGGGCCAACCATGGTGCTGACGACGACCGGGGCGTGATCGGGCACGCGACATCACCGGATCTTCAGGCATGGACCGTCCGGCCACCGCTCAGCCGCGTGGGCGCCGGCTTCGCCCACCTGGAGGTCCCCCAGATCGCGACCGTCGAGGGCGAGTCCGTGCTGCTGTTGTCCTGCGACACTCCACGGCTTTCCGCCGCACGGCGCAGAGCCGGCCAGGTCGGAGGTGTCTGGAGCGTTCCAGCCGCTGCGGTCCTGGGCCCGTACCCGGTGGAGGACGCCACGTTGGTCGTCAAGGAAACCTTCTACAGCGGGCGCCTCATCGAAGACCGGACCGGCAGAACCGTGATGCTCGCCTTCGACAACTCCACTGTCGACGACAGGTTCGCGGGCTCGATATCCGACCCCATCCACGTGAGCTGGTCAGCGGAGCGGCACGGCATCGTCCCCTTGGCCCTCCAGAGCAAAGGCACCCCGGAATGA
- a CDS encoding carbohydrate ABC transporter permease codes for MVVNKTEAIIGRVVLVLVLILTLLPLAGMLSGALQPADRIPDGFSWPSDPQWGNFVVAFQTAHVWELLGSSTLIILGVVPLSLLLSTLAGYALGNLRIPGGRFVFVLLLLGLTIPFEAIIIPIYYEISAMGLLNTQWAIILPLIGLYMPFGVVWMRAHFVGVPTELSEAARIDGASTFQEIRRIQIPLAMPALSALAILLFLWTWNQFLLPLVLVDDPDKRTMAGALGAFQGQYLNQLPLLFAGALIIMLPTIVIYVIFQRQFIKALLQGAVKG; via the coding sequence ATGGTCGTCAACAAGACGGAAGCAATCATCGGACGCGTCGTCCTCGTCCTCGTGCTGATCCTCACTCTGCTGCCGCTCGCCGGGATGCTCTCCGGAGCCCTGCAGCCCGCGGATCGCATCCCTGACGGGTTCTCCTGGCCCAGCGATCCCCAGTGGGGCAACTTCGTCGTCGCCTTCCAGACCGCGCACGTCTGGGAACTCCTCGGCTCCAGCACCCTGATCATCCTTGGCGTCGTACCGCTCAGCCTGCTCCTGTCGACGCTGGCCGGCTACGCCCTGGGCAACCTGCGCATTCCCGGCGGAAGATTCGTGTTCGTCCTGCTCCTGCTGGGACTGACCATTCCCTTCGAAGCGATCATTATCCCGATCTACTACGAGATCAGCGCCATGGGACTGCTCAACACCCAGTGGGCGATCATCCTTCCGCTGATCGGGCTCTACATGCCCTTCGGCGTCGTCTGGATGCGTGCGCACTTCGTCGGCGTCCCCACCGAACTCTCCGAAGCGGCCCGGATCGACGGGGCGAGCACCTTCCAGGAGATCCGCCGCATCCAGATTCCACTGGCCATGCCCGCCCTCTCCGCCCTGGCCATCCTGCTGTTCCTATGGACCTGGAACCAGTTCCTCCTTCCCCTGGTCCTGGTCGACGATCCCGACAAACGCACCATGGCCGGGGCCCTGGGAGCGTTCCAGGGGCAATACCTCAACCAGCTCCCCCTGCTGTTCGCGGGCGCGCTGATCATCATGCTGCCGACGATCGTGATCTACGTCATCTTCCAGCGCCAGTTCATCAAGGCGCTTCTCCAGGGCGCGGTCAAAGGCTGA
- a CDS encoding transposase family protein, with protein sequence MLILGWFRDRACVHCLARETGISQATGYRYLHEGIDVLAGQAPNLHNVLDRCRREGMTHVVLDGTLIESDRVAGTHLNAEGKEVDTWYSAKHKAFGANVQFLPAPDGTPLGVSDAEPGSVPDITAARAHCLSALYKAAADGLPILADAGYQGAGIGTPVQEAPRRLLPAASSRQPHLQHAPARSAGPRRTGRSRVQRTLAHPQAHHPQPRPSAPSPKPPSSSTTSGDDFH encoded by the coding sequence GTGCTGATACTGGGCTGGTTCCGCGACCGGGCGTGCGTGCACTGCCTGGCCAGGGAAACGGGCATCTCGCAGGCCACCGGCTATCGCTACCTGCACGAAGGCATCGACGTCCTCGCCGGTCAGGCCCCGAACCTGCACAACGTGCTGGACCGCTGCCGCCGAGAGGGCATGACGCATGTGGTCCTGGACGGCACGCTGATCGAGTCCGACCGCGTCGCTGGCACCCACTTGAACGCCGAGGGCAAGGAGGTGGACACCTGGTACTCCGCGAAGCACAAGGCGTTCGGCGCGAACGTGCAGTTCCTGCCTGCCCCGGACGGCACTCCGTTAGGGGTGTCGGATGCCGAGCCGGGCTCGGTGCCGGACATCACCGCTGCCCGCGCTCACTGCCTGTCGGCCCTGTACAAGGCGGCCGCCGACGGACTTCCCATCTTGGCGGACGCGGGTTACCAGGGTGCTGGCATTGGCACACCCGTTCAAGAAGCTCCGCGACGGCTCCTACCTGCGGCTTCATCCCGACAACCGCACCTACAACATGCTCCTGCGCGGAGTGCGGGCCCTCGGCGAACGGGCCGCAGCCGAGTTCAACGAACGCTGGCGCACCCTCAAGCACATCACCCTCAGCCCCGGCCGTCGGCGCCATCGCCAAAGCCGCCCTCGTCCTCAACAACGTCTGGCGATGACTTTCATTGA
- a CDS encoding serine hydrolase, whose amino-acid sequence MSTRIEGSTAPGFASLAEAFSTAFTGHDAMGAALCVRVAGETVVDLWGGIADPRDRSPWTKDTTSVIFSCTKGLVSILAARLVQDGLLDYRTPVATYWPEFAAEGKEKITVADLLAHRSGLSAPRDLLNVEDVIDWDGVTGRLAAQQPLWTTGQGYAYHALTHGWLAGEVIRRITGKTVGQYFDELIAAPLQADAWIGIPRGARHQVAHLRAGTSLTALVAQQAAARVAGEIDWPERAMTLGNAFPPELVDATGGFNDPRIQAAELPGAGGIASARALASIWSSTVVETNGVRLLDAGTVTDATRPQTEGTPIFGGQPPFARWGMGFQLPSLAREFLGPASFGHDGAGGQVAFADTTHQVGFAFLTNLMEAGPDHRATAIVDELRRILRN is encoded by the coding sequence ATGAGCACCCGCATCGAGGGCAGCACCGCCCCAGGCTTCGCGTCCCTCGCGGAAGCCTTCTCCACCGCTTTCACCGGCCATGACGCCATGGGCGCGGCACTTTGTGTCCGGGTGGCCGGCGAGACAGTCGTTGACCTGTGGGGCGGGATTGCCGACCCGCGCGACCGCTCGCCCTGGACGAAGGACACCACCAGCGTCATCTTCTCCTGCACCAAGGGCCTTGTCTCCATCCTCGCGGCGCGTCTCGTGCAGGACGGACTCCTCGACTACCGGACTCCCGTCGCAACCTACTGGCCCGAGTTCGCCGCCGAAGGGAAAGAAAAGATCACGGTCGCCGATCTTCTCGCCCACCGGTCCGGGCTCTCGGCGCCACGCGATCTCCTGAACGTCGAGGACGTCATCGACTGGGATGGCGTCACGGGTCGCCTGGCAGCTCAGCAACCACTGTGGACCACAGGCCAGGGGTACGCGTATCACGCCCTCACCCACGGCTGGCTCGCCGGTGAGGTCATCCGCCGGATTACCGGCAAAACGGTCGGCCAGTACTTCGACGAGCTCATCGCCGCACCGCTGCAGGCCGACGCGTGGATCGGCATCCCCCGCGGGGCGCGGCACCAGGTCGCCCATCTGCGGGCCGGAACGAGCCTCACCGCGCTCGTTGCTCAACAGGCAGCGGCGCGCGTTGCCGGCGAGATCGACTGGCCCGAGCGGGCCATGACCCTCGGAAACGCGTTCCCGCCGGAACTCGTCGACGCCACCGGCGGCTTCAACGACCCCCGTATCCAAGCGGCGGAGCTGCCGGGAGCGGGCGGCATCGCATCGGCCCGGGCGCTGGCCTCGATCTGGTCATCCACCGTGGTGGAGACAAACGGAGTGCGGCTGCTGGATGCCGGCACGGTCACTGACGCCACGCGACCGCAGACCGAAGGCACCCCGATATTCGGCGGACAACCCCCCTTCGCGCGGTGGGGCATGGGATTCCAGCTTCCCTCCCTCGCCCGCGAATTCCTCGGGCCCGCCTCCTTCGGACACGACGGCGCCGGGGGGCAGGTCGCCTTTGCCGACACGACACACCAGGTCGGATTCGCGTTCCTGACCAACCTCATGGAAGCGGGGCCCGACCACCGCGCCACCGCGATCGTGGACGAACTCCGCCGCATCCTCCGCAACTAA
- a CDS encoding carbohydrate ABC transporter permease: protein MVNDVRKHEDPKPTAALRRPDAGAHAAGVGRSSGRAGRPSVRRAAPHQSVIGWLFVLPALAFFCVFVVYPLITAVQYSFYRWNGIGASTWVGVDNYVRVFTDPELLISIVNALVLIVFFTVIPVASGLALATLIRTMRPGPFATFARTVLFLPQIIPLVAAGIAWSWMYAQTGTINTMLDSVGLGLLSRSWLAGFGTALPAVGLIGSWVLTGLCTILLLTGIGKIDASLYEAARLDGAGWWREFATVTLPGLRQEIVVLVTITVIAALSSFDIIYTTTKGGPGTSTLVPGISIFRLAFTQSEVGLASAFGIILLALVLLAVLPIQLLGRERD, encoded by the coding sequence ATGGTCAACGATGTCCGTAAGCATGAGGACCCGAAGCCGACCGCGGCACTGCGGCGACCCGACGCGGGCGCTCATGCTGCGGGCGTCGGAAGGTCCTCCGGTCGGGCCGGCCGGCCCTCCGTACGAAGGGCGGCCCCCCACCAGAGCGTCATCGGCTGGCTCTTCGTTTTGCCGGCACTGGCGTTCTTCTGCGTCTTCGTGGTCTACCCGTTGATCACGGCCGTGCAGTACTCGTTCTACCGCTGGAACGGCATCGGCGCGTCGACCTGGGTCGGCGTCGACAACTACGTCCGGGTCTTCACCGATCCGGAGCTGTTGATCTCGATCGTCAACGCGCTGGTCCTCATCGTCTTCTTCACGGTGATCCCGGTTGCCAGCGGCCTGGCCCTGGCGACCTTGATCCGCACGATGCGGCCCGGTCCCTTCGCCACGTTCGCCCGCACGGTGCTGTTCCTTCCACAGATCATCCCGCTGGTGGCCGCCGGTATCGCCTGGTCATGGATGTACGCACAGACCGGCACGATCAACACCATGCTCGACTCTGTCGGCCTGGGCCTCCTCTCGCGGTCCTGGCTGGCGGGCTTCGGGACCGCTCTGCCCGCCGTCGGCCTCATCGGCTCCTGGGTACTGACCGGCCTGTGCACCATCCTGCTGCTCACCGGCATCGGAAAGATCGACGCCTCCCTCTACGAGGCGGCACGGCTCGACGGGGCGGGCTGGTGGCGAGAATTCGCGACGGTCACCCTTCCCGGGCTGCGGCAGGAGATCGTGGTGCTGGTCACCATCACTGTCATCGCCGCGCTGAGCAGCTTCGACATCATCTACACCACCACCAAGGGCGGCCCGGGAACCAGCACGCTCGTCCCCGGCATCTCGATCTTCCGGCTCGCCTTCACCCAGAGCGAAGTCGGCCTGGCGTCCGCCTTCGGCATCATCCTCCTCGCACTCGTCCTCCTGGCAGTGCTGCCCATTCAACTGCTGGGAAGGGAACGAGACTGA
- a CDS encoding LacI family DNA-binding transcriptional regulator: protein MPPKRVTLADVARRAGLSPTAASMILNGRPDSRLSADAHARVHEAATELGYRPNVAARSLRTDKTLTIGFISDVVATTRFASGLIRGALDAAQRAGHVMLVLETGGDPARESEAIGAVLDRQVDGIIFAVMRARELFVPEIPSTTRVVMLNATNKKHPVSVLPDELAGGASAVRLLAAAGHREGIALIGHNAEAEKGLFRSTTVEQRISGIRAEMARQCLQFATEESCWDWEPHHGYDVTHALLERRRDIRALLCMNDRLAFGAYQALADHGLTVPKDISVVSFDNDELASYLRPGLTTVGLPHEAMGRASVEILLSPSAPSGSRLIPMPVIERTSVRPHPLDHATA, encoded by the coding sequence ATGCCGCCCAAGCGCGTCACGCTCGCCGATGTCGCCCGCCGTGCCGGGCTATCCCCGACCGCCGCGTCGATGATCCTCAACGGCAGGCCCGACTCCCGGCTCTCCGCCGACGCGCATGCCCGGGTCCACGAGGCGGCCACCGAACTCGGATACCGGCCAAACGTCGCGGCGCGCAGCCTGCGAACCGACAAGACCCTCACCATCGGGTTCATCTCCGACGTCGTCGCCACCACCCGCTTCGCGAGCGGCCTGATCCGAGGAGCACTGGACGCCGCGCAGCGGGCAGGGCATGTCATGCTCGTACTGGAGACCGGTGGCGACCCAGCACGTGAGTCGGAGGCGATTGGCGCTGTACTTGACCGTCAGGTGGACGGAATCATCTTCGCCGTCATGCGCGCCCGGGAACTGTTCGTGCCCGAGATCCCGTCGACCACGCGCGTCGTCATGCTCAACGCCACGAACAAGAAGCACCCCGTTTCCGTACTTCCCGACGAACTCGCCGGAGGTGCCTCAGCAGTCAGGCTTCTCGCTGCCGCCGGCCACCGTGAAGGAATTGCCCTCATCGGGCACAACGCGGAAGCCGAGAAGGGGCTCTTCCGGTCCACCACCGTCGAGCAGCGGATTTCCGGCATCCGCGCGGAGATGGCCAGACAATGCCTGCAGTTCGCCACCGAGGAGTCGTGCTGGGACTGGGAGCCGCACCACGGCTACGACGTCACCCACGCCCTCCTCGAACGCCGGCGCGACATCCGAGCCCTGCTGTGCATGAACGACCGCCTCGCGTTCGGCGCGTACCAGGCCCTGGCCGATCACGGTCTGACCGTCCCGAAAGACATCTCCGTGGTCTCATTCGACAACGACGAACTCGCCTCCTACCTCCGGCCCGGCCTCACGACCGTCGGACTGCCACACGAGGCCATGGGCCGTGCCTCCGTCGAAATCCTCCTCTCCCCCAGCGCACCGTCCGGCAGCCGCCTGATTCCCATGCCGGTGATCGAGCGGACATCGGTCCGGCCCCATCCGCTCGATCATGCAACTGCCTGA